The following proteins are encoded in a genomic region of Nomascus leucogenys isolate Asia chromosome 17, Asia_NLE_v1, whole genome shotgun sequence:
- the CDC14C gene encoding LOW QUALITY PROTEIN: dual specificity protein phosphatase CDC14C (The sequence of the model RefSeq protein was modified relative to this genomic sequence to represent the inferred CDS: substituted 1 base at 1 genomic stop codon) has translation MKRKSERRSSWVVATCSPRCSLTSPSVKKIRSPTQQDPRHRDPQDDVYLDITDRLRFAILYSRPKSASNVHYFSIDTELEXENFSEDFGPLNLAMVYRYCCKINKKLKSITMLRKKIVHFTGSDQRKQANAAFLVGCYMVIYLGRTPEEAYRTLIFGDTSYIPFRDAAYGSCNFYITLLDCFHAVKKAMQYGFLNFNSFNLDEYEHYEKAENGDLNWIIPDRFIAFCGPHSRARLESGYHQHSPETYIQYFKNRNVTTIIHLNKRMYDAKCFTDAGFDHHDLFFADGSSPTDAIVKGFLDICENAEGAIAVHCKAGLGRTGTLIACYVMKHYRMTAAETIAWVRICRPGLAIGPQQQFLVMKQTSLWLEGDYFRQKLKGQENGQHRAAFPKLHSGVDDISINGVENQDQQEPKPYSDDDKINGVTQGDRLRALKSRRQSKTNAILLKCPLAVLTSALCSVVIWWIVCDYILPILLFCLDGFGT, from the coding sequence ATGAAGCGGAAAAGCGAGAGGCGGTCGAGCTGGGTCGTGGCCACCTGCTCGCCGCGCTGCTCTTTGACCTCGCCGAGTGTAAAGAAGATCCGCAGCCCCACGCAGCAGGACCCGCGCCACCGGGACCCCCAGGACGACGTGTACCTGGACATCACAGATCGCCTTCGTTTTGCCATTCTCTACAGCAGACCAAAGAGTGCATCCAATGTACATTATTTCAGCATAGATACTGAACTCGAATAAGAGAATTTCTCTGAAGACTTTGGACCACTCAATCTGGCAATGGTTTACAGATATTGTTGcaagataaataagaaattaaagtcCATTACAATGTTAAGGAAGAAAATTGTTCATTTTACTGGCTCTGATCAgagaaaacaagcaaatgctgcCTTCCTTGTTGGATGCTACATGGTTATATATTTGGGGAGAACCCCAGAAGAAGCATATAGAACATTAATTTTTGGAGATACATCCTATATTCCTTTCAGAGATGCTGCCTATGGAAGCTGCAATTTCTACATTACACTTCTTGACTGTTTTCATGCAGTAAAGAAGGCAATGCAGTATGGCTTCCTTAATTTCAACTCATTTAACCTTGATGAATATGAACACTATGAAAAAGCAGAAAACGGAGATTTAAATTGGATAATACCAGACAGATTTATTGCCTTCTGTGGACCTCATTCAAGAGCCAGACTTGAAAGTGGTTACCACCAACATTCTCCCGAGActtatattcaatattttaagaaTCGCAATGTTACTACCATTATTCATCTGAATAAAAGGATGTATGATGCCAAATGCTTTACAGATGCTGGCTTTGATCACCATGATCTTTTCTTTGCTGATGGCAGCAGCCCTACTGATGCCATTGTCAAAGGATTTCTggatatctgtgaaaatgctgAGGGTGCCATTGCAGTACATTGTAAAGCCGGCCTTGGTCGCACGGGCACTCTGATAGCCTGCTACGTCATGAAGCATTACAGGATGACAGCAGCCGAGACCATTGCGTGGGTAAGGATCTGCAGACCTGGCTTGGCGATTGGGCCTCAGCAGCAGTTTTTGGTGATGAAGCAAACAAGCCTCTGGCTGGAAGGGGACTATTTTCGTCAGAAGTTAAAGGGGCAGGAGAATGGACAACACAGAGCAGCCTTCCCCAAACTTCACTCTGGTGTTGATGACATTTCCATAAATGGGGTCGAGAATCAAGACCAGCAAGAACCCAAACCTTACAGTGATGATGACAAAATCAATGGAGTGACACAAGGTGATAGACTTCGGGCCCTGAAAAGCCGAAGACAATCAAAAACAAATGCCATTCTTCTTAAATGTCCCCTAGCTGTGCTGACCTCTGCACTGTGTAGTGTTGTCATCTGGTGGATTGTTTGTGACTACATTCTTCCCATCCTGCTATTCTGTCTCGATGGTTTCGGAACATAG